A DNA window from Methylobacterium sp. NMS14P contains the following coding sequences:
- a CDS encoding aminotransferase, which yields MLSNLATRDVETVLHPYTNLSTHRQTGPLVLERGEGVHVYDTEGRSYIEGMSGLWCTALGYSNAELVEAARAQMARLPFTHLFSGRSHDPGIELAETLKELMPVPTSKIFFTSSGSEANDTQVKLTWYYNNALGRPQKKKIIARQKGYHGVTVASASMTGLAANHADWDLPLPGFLHVSPAHHYRGAEPGESEEAYSARLAAELEETILREGPDTVAAFIAEPVMGAGGAIVPPRGYFAAIQAVLAKYDVRFIADEVICGFGRLGTWFGSEALGARPDSISFAKALTSAYMPLGGVSIDEPLYEALIGQSEKIGTFGHGTTYSGHPVAAAVALKAIEIYRRDRVIEGAAEKAPQFQRRLSALAGHDIVGEAGGLGLIGGLEIVADKATKRQYDPKKGVAARCVAFAQGEGLIVRALAGDRVAVCPPLIIAPDEIDALFDRLGRALDRTRDWIRAEGLEAMPA from the coding sequence ATGCTCTCGAACCTCGCGACCCGCGACGTCGAAACCGTCCTTCATCCCTACACCAACCTGTCGACGCACCGACAGACCGGCCCGCTGGTCCTGGAGCGCGGCGAGGGTGTGCACGTCTACGACACCGAGGGGCGCTCCTACATCGAGGGCATGTCCGGCCTGTGGTGCACGGCCCTCGGCTACTCGAACGCGGAGCTCGTGGAGGCGGCCCGGGCGCAGATGGCGCGCCTGCCCTTCACGCACCTGTTCTCCGGCCGCAGCCACGATCCGGGCATCGAGCTCGCCGAGACGCTCAAGGAGCTGATGCCGGTCCCGACCTCGAAGATCTTCTTCACCTCCTCGGGGTCGGAGGCCAACGACACGCAGGTCAAGCTGACCTGGTACTACAACAACGCGCTGGGCCGGCCGCAGAAGAAGAAGATCATCGCCCGCCAGAAGGGCTATCACGGCGTCACGGTCGCGAGCGCCTCGATGACCGGGCTCGCGGCGAACCACGCCGACTGGGACCTGCCGCTGCCGGGCTTCCTGCACGTCTCGCCCGCGCACCACTACCGGGGCGCCGAGCCGGGCGAGAGCGAGGAGGCCTACTCGGCGCGCCTCGCCGCCGAGCTGGAGGAGACGATCCTGCGCGAGGGCCCCGACACGGTCGCGGCCTTCATCGCCGAGCCGGTGATGGGCGCAGGCGGCGCGATCGTGCCGCCGCGGGGCTACTTCGCGGCGATCCAGGCGGTGCTGGCGAAGTACGACGTCCGGTTCATCGCCGACGAGGTGATCTGCGGCTTCGGCCGGCTCGGCACGTGGTTCGGCAGCGAGGCGCTGGGGGCCCGGCCCGATTCGATCTCCTTCGCGAAGGCCCTGACCTCGGCCTACATGCCGCTCGGCGGCGTGAGCATCGACGAGCCGCTCTACGAGGCGCTGATCGGCCAGAGCGAGAAGATCGGCACGTTCGGCCACGGCACCACCTATTCCGGGCACCCGGTGGCCGCCGCGGTGGCGCTGAAGGCGATCGAGATCTACCGCCGCGACCGGGTGATCGAGGGGGCGGCCGAGAAGGCGCCGCAGTTCCAGCGCCGCCTGTCGGCCCTCGCCGGGCACGACATCGTGGGCGAGGCCGGCGGGCTCGGGCTGATCGGCGGCCTGGAGATCGTCGCCGACAAGGCCACGAAGCGGCAGTACGACCCGAAGAAGGGGGTCGCGGCCCGCTGCGTCGCCTTCGCGCAGGGCGAGGGGCTGATCGTGCGCGCGCTCGCGGGGGACCGGGTCGCCGTCTGCCCGCCGCTCATCATCGCGCCGGACGAGATCGACGCGCTGTTCGACCGGCTCGGCCGCGCGCTGGACCGCACCCGCGACTGGATCCGCGCCGAGGGTCTGGAGGCGATGCCGGCGTAA
- a CDS encoding glutathione peroxidase, with product MTTVHDFSVSAADGTPYPLAQHRGQVLLIVNTASRCGFTPQYEGLEALWRRHRDAGLAVLGFPCNQFGAQEPGDAAEIASFCTLRYDVSFPVLGKVAVNGAGADPLFAHLTRARAGLFGTRAVKWNFTKFLVGRDGRVIARFAPGTKPAALEAEIQAALAA from the coding sequence ATGACGACCGTTCACGATTTCAGCGTCTCCGCGGCCGACGGAACGCCGTACCCGCTCGCGCAGCATCGCGGTCAGGTGCTGCTCATCGTGAACACGGCTTCCCGCTGCGGCTTCACCCCGCAATACGAGGGGCTCGAGGCGCTCTGGCGCCGGCACCGGGACGCGGGCCTGGCGGTCCTGGGCTTCCCCTGCAACCAGTTCGGCGCGCAGGAGCCGGGCGACGCTGCCGAGATCGCGAGCTTCTGCACGCTGCGCTACGACGTGAGCTTCCCGGTGCTCGGCAAGGTCGCGGTGAACGGGGCCGGAGCCGACCCGCTCTTCGCCCATCTCACCCGGGCCCGCGCCGGGCTGTTCGGCACGCGGGCGGTGAAGTGGAACTTCACTAAATTCCTGGTGGGACGCGACGGCCGGGTCATCGCCCGCTTCGCCCCCGGGACGAAGCCCGCGGCCCTGGAGGCAGAGATCCAGGCGGCCCTGGCCGCCTGA
- a CDS encoding alpha/beta hydrolase: protein MRPSLSALLMIACGTQAAFGQAAPADRAVPRFAQLEAEMGTANAVPGPRTVPAKVVPVPDTTSPQFRTAVAAPYRVPAWNANPPDAAAWKALVDKLAAAGAATLPALREKLGVTSEAAVIGGVKAFVIQPRQIPAANRDRLLLHIHGGGYVYNPGESGTLEAILMAGLGGYKVISVDYRMPPDAPYPAAMDDATAVWRAMLSMQKPQNMAVFGTSTGGGMTLALMLRAKAEGLALPAAIGLGTPWSDMTETGDSYRTNEWLDNVLVSYSGYLTPAAKLYAAGRDLKDPQLSPIYGDFAGLPPAILVTGTRDLFLSNTVRTHRKLRAAGIEASLQVFEGMSHAQYLFTPDSPETREVFGEMAHFFDDHLGR from the coding sequence ATGCGCCCGAGCCTGTCCGCGCTGCTGATGATCGCCTGCGGCACCCAGGCCGCCTTCGGGCAGGCCGCGCCGGCGGACCGGGCCGTCCCGCGCTTCGCGCAGCTGGAAGCCGAGATGGGAACGGCCAACGCCGTCCCAGGGCCTCGGACCGTGCCGGCCAAGGTCGTGCCGGTCCCCGACACGACGAGCCCGCAATTCCGCACCGCTGTGGCGGCGCCCTACCGCGTGCCGGCCTGGAACGCGAACCCACCGGACGCCGCGGCCTGGAAGGCGCTGGTCGACAAGCTCGCCGCCGCCGGAGCCGCCACCCTCCCGGCCCTGCGCGAGAAGCTCGGCGTCACCAGCGAGGCCGCGGTGATCGGCGGCGTGAAGGCCTTCGTGATCCAGCCCCGGCAGATCCCCGCGGCGAACCGCGACCGCCTGCTCCTGCACATCCACGGGGGCGGCTACGTCTACAACCCCGGCGAATCCGGAACGCTGGAGGCGATCCTGATGGCCGGCCTCGGCGGCTACAAGGTCATCTCGGTGGATTACCGCATGCCGCCGGATGCGCCCTACCCGGCCGCCATGGACGACGCGACCGCCGTGTGGCGGGCCATGCTGTCCATGCAGAAGCCGCAGAACATGGCGGTGTTCGGCACCTCCACGGGCGGCGGCATGACGCTGGCCCTGATGCTCCGCGCCAAGGCCGAGGGGCTGGCGCTGCCCGCGGCGATCGGCCTCGGGACGCCCTGGTCGGACATGACCGAGACCGGCGACAGCTACCGGACCAACGAGTGGCTCGACAACGTCCTCGTCAGCTACTCCGGCTACCTGACGCCGGCCGCGAAGCTCTACGCCGCCGGCCGCGACCTGAAGGACCCGCAGCTCTCGCCGATCTACGGCGACTTCGCCGGCCTGCCGCCCGCGATCCTGGTCACCGGCACCCGCGACCTGTTCCTGTCGAACACGGTGCGCACCCACCGGAAGCTGCGCGCCGCCGGGATCGAGGCGTCGCTGCAGGTGTTTGAGGGCATGTCGCACGCCCAGTACCTGTTCACGCCGGACTCGCCCGAGACCAGGGAGGTCTTCGGAGAGATGGCGCACTTCTTCGACGATCATCTGGGTCGCTGA
- a CDS encoding Trm112 family protein: MSNDLTAPVEATRVDPKLLEILVCPLTKGTLEYDSARQELISRSAKLAYPIRDGIPIMLPEEARPLTD; encoded by the coding sequence ATGTCCAACGATCTCACCGCCCCCGTCGAGGCGACCCGTGTCGACCCGAAGCTCCTGGAGATCCTGGTCTGCCCGCTGACCAAGGGCACCCTGGAATACGACTCGGCCCGGCAGGAGCTGATCAGCCGCTCGGCGAAGCTCGCCTACCCGATCCGCGACGGGATCCCGATCATGCTGCCCGAGGAAGCCCGGCCGCTGACCGACTGA
- a CDS encoding App1 family protein, whose protein sequence is MASRARRGATKALRVLTRPVRRAQGYGGKGRGGLVVEPYRGYGSRDEVFLIGRVFRQSPGIPGEDPESLRAQWRDLRRRIARRTIAGAGVTARFGDDTVRVETDRDGYFRVHLHPRTPPAETGDWHAVDLLLDADPPIPAEGAVFIPPDRCRCVVVSDIDDTVMRTGVANKLKMLWRLFVEDAESRVAFPGVTALYRALHAGAGGGEGNPMLYVSRAPWGLYEMLSEFFQRHGIPAGPVLFLREWGLSWTHPLPRRATDHKQALIRHMLALYGDLPFVLIGDSGQHDPEVYAQIVEENPGRVLAVYIRNVSRDSARVEEIVRLAGAVARAGSSLVLAADSVAMAEHAAAIGLIAPGAVAGVADEHAAAAETGPRRETARITPEPSTVADAAEDPIGPEAIAEALAGDGAVPATLVVEPETPAALPRLGA, encoded by the coding sequence ATGGCCTCGCGCGCGCGCAGGGGCGCCACCAAGGCGCTGCGGGTTCTCACCCGGCCGGTCCGCCGCGCGCAGGGATATGGCGGCAAGGGCCGCGGCGGGCTCGTGGTCGAGCCCTACCGCGGCTACGGGTCACGGGACGAGGTGTTCCTGATCGGCCGCGTCTTCCGGCAGTCGCCGGGGATACCCGGCGAGGATCCCGAATCCCTGCGGGCGCAGTGGCGCGACCTGCGCCGCCGCATCGCCCGGCGGACGATCGCCGGCGCGGGCGTCACGGCCCGGTTCGGCGACGATACGGTGCGGGTCGAGACCGACCGGGACGGGTATTTCCGCGTGCACCTGCACCCGCGCACGCCCCCGGCCGAGACGGGCGACTGGCACGCGGTCGATCTCCTGCTCGATGCCGATCCGCCGATCCCCGCCGAGGGCGCGGTGTTCATCCCGCCCGATCGCTGCCGCTGCGTCGTGGTCAGCGACATCGACGACACGGTCATGCGCACCGGCGTCGCCAACAAGCTGAAGATGCTCTGGCGCCTCTTCGTGGAGGATGCCGAGAGCCGGGTCGCCTTCCCGGGCGTCACCGCCCTGTACCGCGCCCTTCACGCGGGCGCCGGCGGCGGCGAGGGCAACCCGATGCTCTACGTCTCCCGGGCGCCGTGGGGCCTCTACGAGATGCTGTCGGAGTTCTTCCAGCGGCACGGCATCCCGGCGGGCCCGGTGCTGTTCCTGCGGGAATGGGGCCTGTCCTGGACCCACCCGCTGCCGCGCCGGGCCACCGACCACAAGCAGGCGCTGATCCGGCACATGCTCGCCCTCTACGGCGACCTGCCCTTCGTGCTGATCGGCGACAGCGGTCAGCACGACCCGGAGGTCTACGCGCAGATCGTCGAGGAGAATCCCGGGCGGGTGCTGGCGGTCTACATCCGCAACGTGTCCCGCGACTCCGCGCGGGTCGAGGAGATCGTCCGGCTCGCCGGCGCCGTCGCCCGGGCCGGGTCGAGCCTCGTGCTCGCCGCCGACAGCGTCGCCATGGCCGAGCACGCGGCCGCCATCGGGCTGATCGCGCCCGGGGCGGTGGCCGGCGTCGCCGACGAGCACGCGGCGGCGGCCGAGACCGGGCCGCGTCGGGAGACGGCCCGCATCACGCCGGAGCCGTCGACCGTCGCCGACGCGGCGGAGGACCCGATCGGGCCGGAGGCGATCGCCGAGGCGCTCGCGGGCGACGGCGCCGTGCCGGCAACCCTGGTGGTCGAGCCGGAGACGCCGGCCGCACTCCCGAGGCTCGGCGCGTGA
- a CDS encoding HlyC/CorC family transporter, translating into METHIDLWFAASIVAISLLLSAFFAGAETAFTAASRARMHALEQAGDPRAAIVNRILAIRERFIGAMLIGYNIVAIGASAFTTSVLTALFGKSGVIYATVGMSVLVIVFAEVLPKTLAISKPDRAALLTARPVAFAVALMGPLAIAIEHVVRLMLKPFGVTIGEHQSILTAAEELRGQVALMHREGGVAKAERDMLGGLLDLSDLSVSDVMVHRTKMRAIDADQPSEDIVRAVLSSPYTRMPLWRGTPENIVGVLHAKDLLRALDAAGGDASGLKVEALALETWFVPGTTSLRAQLKAFLTKKTHFALVVDEYGEVMGLVTLEDILEEIVGDIADEHDVTVSGVRPQGDGSVNVDGGVPIRDLNRAMDWNLPDEEATTIAGLVIHEARTIPDQGTAFNFHGFRFQVLRKAKNRITTLRITPLTAAGIQAAALPDAQRDAV; encoded by the coding sequence ATGGAAACCCATATCGACCTGTGGTTCGCCGCGAGCATCGTGGCGATCTCGTTGCTGCTCTCGGCCTTCTTCGCGGGCGCGGAGACCGCCTTCACGGCCGCCTCGCGGGCCCGGATGCACGCCCTCGAGCAGGCGGGCGACCCGCGCGCCGCGATCGTCAACCGCATCCTGGCGATCCGCGAGCGCTTCATCGGCGCGATGCTGATCGGCTACAACATCGTGGCGATCGGCGCCTCGGCCTTCACCACCAGCGTGCTCACCGCGCTGTTCGGCAAGAGCGGCGTCATCTACGCGACGGTCGGCATGTCGGTGCTGGTCATCGTCTTCGCCGAGGTGCTGCCGAAGACGCTGGCGATCTCGAAGCCTGACCGGGCCGCGCTGCTCACCGCCCGCCCGGTGGCCTTCGCGGTGGCGCTGATGGGCCCGCTGGCCATCGCGATCGAGCACGTGGTGCGGCTGATGCTGAAGCCGTTCGGCGTCACCATCGGCGAGCACCAGTCGATCCTCACCGCCGCCGAGGAGCTGCGCGGGCAGGTGGCGCTGATGCACCGGGAGGGCGGCGTCGCCAAGGCCGAGCGGGACATGCTGGGCGGCCTCCTCGACCTGTCGGACCTGTCGGTCTCCGACGTGATGGTCCACCGCACGAAGATGCGGGCGATCGACGCGGACCAGCCCTCCGAGGACATCGTCCGGGCGGTGCTGTCCTCGCCCTACACCCGCATGCCGCTGTGGCGCGGCACGCCCGAGAACATCGTCGGCGTCCTCCACGCCAAGGACCTGCTGCGGGCGCTCGACGCCGCGGGCGGCGACGCCTCCGGCCTCAAGGTCGAGGCGCTGGCCCTGGAGACGTGGTTCGTGCCGGGCACGACGTCGCTGCGCGCCCAGCTCAAGGCCTTCCTGACCAAGAAGACCCACTTCGCCCTGGTGGTCGACGAGTACGGCGAGGTGATGGGGCTCGTGACCCTGGAGGACATCCTGGAGGAGATCGTCGGCGACATCGCCGACGAGCACGACGTCACCGTCTCGGGCGTGCGCCCGCAGGGGGACGGGTCGGTGAACGTCGACGGCGGCGTGCCGATCCGCGACCTGAACCGGGCCATGGACTGGAACCTGCCCGACGAGGAGGCGACCACGATCGCCGGCCTCGTCATCCACGAGGCCCGGACCATCCCGGACCAGGGGACGGCCTTCAACTTCCACGGCTTCCGCTTCCAGGTGCTCCGGAAGGCCAAGAACCGCATCACCACGCTGCGCATCACGCCGCTGACCGCGGCGGGGATCCAGGCCGCCGCGCTGCCGGACGCGCAGCGCGACGCGGTGTGA
- a CDS encoding DUF3775 domain-containing protein, with protein sequence MDIAVETVTDIVMRLRAIEVKEGNTDPDSGSNPIDDGATDVLISGTDDATESEVRGVIAGLDDDSRAELLALLYVGRGDMEPEEWSEAVRFAREREAAGEGAVRELLGSPDAGDLLEEGLDAMGLSPELPQA encoded by the coding sequence ATGGATATCGCCGTCGAAACCGTCACCGACATCGTCATGCGGCTGCGCGCCATCGAGGTGAAGGAGGGCAACACCGACCCGGATTCGGGCTCGAACCCCATCGACGACGGCGCCACCGACGTCCTGATCTCCGGCACCGACGACGCGACGGAATCCGAGGTCCGGGGCGTGATCGCCGGGCTCGACGACGATTCCCGGGCCGAGCTGCTCGCCCTCCTCTACGTCGGACGCGGCGATATGGAACCGGAGGAGTGGAGCGAGGCGGTGCGCTTCGCCCGCGAGCGCGAGGCCGCCGGCGAGGGCGCCGTGCGGGAACTGCTCGGCAGCCCCGACGCCGGCGATCTCCTGGAGGAAGGCCTCGACGCGATGGGGCTCAGCCCCGAACTGCCGCAGGCCTGA
- a CDS encoding primosomal protein N' produces MPAVAEILIPLALDTPYSYVAPAGLDLAAGDVVQVPLGPREIVGVVWGVTETAGGSNLRPVTGRLPYLPLSEPLRSLVDWIARYTLAPKGSALAMVLRLPDEAAAGETARVAVRLTDKPPSRPTPARAKVLAAAADGALRGKSALAKEAGVSLSVVDGLIDDGVLETVAVEPEPVAPRPDPDFPRAPLSPAQAAAVAALVAPFPWDRPQPQESDDLRPVLLEGVTGSGKTEVYFEAVAACVRAGRQALILMPEIALTAQFLDRFAARFGVRPAAWHSGIGGKRRERLRAAVAEGEALVVVGARSALFLPFARLGLIVVDEEHETAYKQEDGVHYHARDMAVVRGRLEGCPVVLTSATPAIETRVNAARGRYRHVLLPERFGGRRLPDIAAIDMRLDQPERGRFLSPPLVNAVKSTLERGEQTLLFLNRRGYAPLTLCRACGHRYQCKNCSTWLVEHRFRRALVCHQCGYAERRPEACTECGTFDNLTACGPGVERIAEEAAEMFPDRRIVVLSSDFPGGAERLRQELEAVAAGECDVVIGTQLVAKGHNFPFLTLVGVLDADIGLTSGDPRAAERTFQLLQQVTGRAGRGEKPGRALVQTYQPDHPVIAALLSGDAERFYAEEIQAREAAGLPPFGRLAALIVSASEREVAEAHGQALARAAEPPEGVMVLGPAEAPLALVRGRYRFRLLVKTERNVDLQAYLRAWIARGPKVRGNVRVAIDVDPQSFL; encoded by the coding sequence ATGCCCGCCGTCGCCGAGATCCTGATCCCGCTCGCCCTCGACACGCCCTACAGCTACGTGGCGCCGGCCGGGCTCGACCTCGCCGCGGGCGACGTGGTCCAGGTGCCCCTCGGCCCGCGCGAGATCGTCGGGGTGGTCTGGGGCGTGACCGAGACGGCCGGCGGCTCGAACCTGAGGCCGGTGACCGGCCGCCTGCCCTACCTGCCCCTGTCGGAGCCGCTGCGCAGCCTCGTCGACTGGATCGCCCGCTACACGCTGGCGCCGAAGGGCTCGGCGCTCGCCATGGTGCTGCGGCTGCCCGACGAGGCGGCGGCCGGCGAGACCGCCCGCGTCGCCGTGCGCCTCACCGACAAGCCCCCGTCCCGGCCGACCCCGGCCCGCGCCAAGGTGCTCGCCGCGGCGGCCGACGGCGCCCTGCGCGGCAAGAGCGCGCTCGCCAAGGAGGCCGGCGTCTCGCTCTCGGTGGTCGACGGGCTGATCGACGACGGCGTCCTCGAGACCGTGGCGGTCGAGCCCGAGCCGGTCGCGCCGCGGCCCGATCCGGACTTCCCGCGGGCGCCGCTCTCGCCCGCCCAGGCCGCGGCGGTGGCGGCCCTCGTCGCGCCCTTCCCGTGGGACCGGCCGCAGCCGCAGGAATCCGACGATCTCCGCCCGGTCCTGCTGGAGGGCGTCACCGGCTCGGGCAAGACCGAGGTCTATTTCGAGGCGGTGGCGGCCTGCGTCCGCGCCGGGCGCCAAGCGCTGATCCTGATGCCGGAGATCGCCCTGACGGCGCAGTTCCTCGACCGGTTCGCCGCGCGGTTCGGGGTCCGTCCGGCCGCGTGGCATTCCGGGATCGGCGGCAAGCGGCGCGAGCGCCTGCGCGCCGCCGTGGCCGAGGGCGAGGCGCTCGTGGTGGTCGGCGCGCGCTCGGCCCTGTTCCTGCCCTTCGCGCGGCTCGGCCTGATCGTGGTCGATGAGGAGCACGAGACCGCCTACAAGCAGGAGGACGGCGTCCATTACCACGCCCGCGACATGGCGGTGGTGCGCGGACGGCTCGAGGGCTGCCCGGTCGTCCTGACCTCGGCGACGCCCGCCATCGAGACCCGTGTCAACGCCGCGCGGGGGCGCTACCGCCATGTCCTGCTCCCCGAGCGCTTCGGCGGCCGGCGCCTGCCCGACATCGCCGCGATCGACATGCGCCTCGACCAGCCCGAGCGCGGCCGCTTCCTCAGCCCGCCGCTGGTCAACGCCGTGAAGAGCACCCTGGAGCGCGGCGAGCAGACGCTGCTGTTCCTCAACCGCCGGGGCTACGCGCCGCTGACTCTCTGCCGGGCCTGCGGCCACCGCTACCAGTGCAAGAACTGCTCGACCTGGCTCGTGGAGCACCGGTTCCGCCGCGCGCTGGTCTGCCACCAGTGCGGCTACGCCGAGCGCCGGCCGGAGGCCTGCACCGAGTGCGGGACCTTCGACAATCTCACCGCCTGCGGGCCCGGGGTCGAGCGGATCGCCGAGGAGGCCGCCGAGATGTTCCCGGACCGGCGGATCGTCGTCCTGTCGAGCGACTTCCCCGGCGGCGCGGAGCGTCTGCGGCAGGAACTCGAGGCGGTCGCGGCCGGCGAGTGCGACGTCGTGATCGGCACGCAGCTCGTGGCCAAGGGCCACAACTTCCCCTTCCTGACCCTGGTCGGCGTCCTCGACGCCGATATCGGCCTGACCTCGGGCGACCCGCGGGCGGCGGAGCGCACCTTCCAGTTGCTCCAGCAGGTTACCGGCCGCGCCGGACGCGGCGAGAAGCCCGGGCGCGCCCTCGTCCAGACCTATCAGCCGGACCACCCGGTGATCGCGGCCCTGCTGTCGGGCGATGCCGAGCGCTTCTACGCGGAGGAGATCCAGGCCCGCGAGGCGGCGGGCCTGCCGCCGTTCGGGCGGCTCGCGGCCCTGATCGTCTCGGCGAGCGAGCGCGAGGTCGCGGAGGCGCACGGGCAGGCGCTCGCCCGCGCGGCGGAGCCGCCGGAGGGCGTGATGGTCCTCGGGCCCGCCGAGGCGCCGCTCGCCCTGGTGCGCGGCCGCTACCGCTTCCGGCTGCTCGTGAAGACCGAGCGCAACGTCGATCTCCAGGCCTACCTGCGCGCCTGGATCGCCCGGGGCCCGAAGGTGCGGGGCAACGTCCGGGTCGCCATCGATGTCGACCCGCAGAGCTTTTTGTAG
- a CDS encoding STAS/SEC14 domain-containing protein yields the protein MLTYTKTPDSNVAEIVVDGKITDEEMNAAMTAMKADLDKGGKIKLLEDIRAFEGMEPAAFFKDPRFGISMMKSISHVALVTDAPWLKALAETFNFVSPTQIKVFERARIDEARTWLAAAA from the coding sequence GTGCTGACCTACACCAAGACGCCGGATTCGAATGTCGCCGAGATCGTGGTCGACGGGAAGATCACCGACGAGGAGATGAACGCGGCGATGACCGCGATGAAGGCCGACCTCGACAAGGGCGGCAAGATCAAGCTGCTCGAGGACATCCGCGCCTTCGAAGGCATGGAGCCGGCGGCCTTCTTCAAGGACCCGCGCTTCGGCATCTCGATGATGAAGAGCATCAGCCACGTCGCTCTGGTGACGGACGCGCCCTGGTTGAAGGCGCTGGCCGAGACCTTCAACTTCGTGTCGCCGACCCAGATCAAGGTGTTCGAGCGCGCCCGCATCGACGAGGCGCGGACCTGGCTCGCCGCGGCGGCCTGA
- a CDS encoding LON peptidase substrate-binding domain-containing protein, with the protein MSTHASYKGPADCPAVIPVFPLSGALLLPRGQMPLNIFEPRYLAMVDDAMRTDRIIGMIQPDPEGSSGANPKLYRVGCAGRVTQYAETGDGRYLISLTGVTRFRVESELASIGPYRRCHVSYDEFAVDFEPRAGEEQVDRDGVLKALRDFVESNDLKVDWAGIDEAPDEALVNALCMMSPFGVREKQAMLEAPDLKTRAEILIAVTQMELVRGSGPESPMQ; encoded by the coding sequence ATGAGCACCCACGCGAGCTACAAGGGCCCCGCCGACTGCCCTGCCGTGATCCCGGTCTTCCCGCTGTCCGGGGCGCTGCTGCTGCCGCGGGGACAGATGCCGCTGAACATCTTCGAGCCGCGCTACCTCGCGATGGTCGACGATGCCATGCGCACCGACCGGATCATCGGCATGATCCAGCCCGACCCCGAAGGATCGAGCGGGGCGAATCCGAAGCTCTACCGCGTCGGCTGCGCGGGCCGCGTGACCCAGTACGCCGAAACCGGCGACGGCCGGTACCTGATCTCGCTCACCGGCGTCACCCGGTTCCGGGTCGAGAGCGAGCTGGCCTCGATCGGCCCCTATCGCCGCTGCCACGTCTCCTACGACGAGTTCGCGGTGGACTTCGAGCCGCGGGCGGGCGAGGAGCAGGTCGACCGTGACGGCGTCCTCAAGGCGCTGCGCGATTTCGTGGAGTCGAACGACCTCAAGGTGGACTGGGCCGGGATCGACGAGGCGCCCGACGAGGCGCTGGTCAACGCCCTGTGCATGATGAGCCCGTTCGGCGTGCGCGAGAAGCAGGCGATGCTGGAGGCTCCCGACCTGAAGACCCGGGCCGAGATCCTGATCGCGGTCACGCAGATGGAACTGGTTCGCGGCTCGGGTCCCGAGTCGCCGATGCAATAG
- a CDS encoding MFS transporter encodes MERQATGVGRRGGLARFLVLYAALYGAYGVLSPVLPGFLAARGLTPGEIGLLLAAAGALRLGIGPLAGAFADRHRAGRSVLAASLALAGLSALAHLPGAGLAQLIGPALLYAAGTAAPAPLADALALAAARGGAAFQYGWIRGAGSAAFIVGTAAAGWLIGLYGLAAALVASGGLFLAAGAAALALPAGPGGAAKAGAPWHGFAALVALPRFRRTVLVAALVIGAHAMHDGFAMILWRSAGIAAATAGLLWSVSVAAEVLVFLLVGPPLLARIGPATGVALAACAGALRWAVLASTTALPWLAAAESLHGLSFALLHLACLGLIEASTPADLRTTALALYGTLGLGLSGVAATLASGALYGALGAPAFWAMAALSLAALPLVPALRDR; translated from the coding sequence ATGGAGCGCCAGGCGACAGGGGTGGGACGGCGCGGCGGGCTCGCCCGATTCCTCGTCCTGTACGCGGCGCTCTACGGCGCCTACGGCGTCCTGTCGCCGGTCCTTCCGGGCTTCCTGGCCGCGCGCGGCCTGACGCCCGGCGAGATCGGCCTCCTGCTCGCCGCCGCGGGCGCGCTGCGCCTCGGGATCGGACCCCTGGCCGGCGCCTTCGCCGACCGCCACCGGGCCGGCCGCTCCGTCCTGGCGGCGAGTCTCGCGCTGGCCGGGCTCAGCGCCCTGGCGCACCTGCCGGGCGCCGGGCTGGCGCAGCTGATCGGGCCGGCGCTCCTCTACGCGGCGGGCACCGCGGCCCCGGCGCCCCTCGCCGACGCGCTGGCCCTGGCCGCCGCGCGCGGCGGTGCGGCGTTCCAGTACGGCTGGATCCGGGGCGCGGGCTCGGCCGCGTTCATCGTCGGCACCGCCGCGGCCGGCTGGCTGATCGGCCTCTACGGCCTCGCCGCCGCTCTGGTGGCGAGCGGCGGCCTGTTCCTGGCCGCCGGCGCGGCCGCCCTGGCGCTGCCCGCCGGTCCGGGCGGCGCGGCCAAGGCCGGGGCGCCGTGGCACGGCTTCGCCGCCCTGGTCGCGCTGCCGCGCTTCCGCCGCACGGTGCTGGTCGCCGCCCTTGTGATCGGCGCGCACGCGATGCACGACGGCTTCGCCATGATCCTGTGGCGGTCCGCCGGGATCGCGGCAGCCACCGCCGGCCTGCTCTGGTCGGTCTCGGTGGCGGCCGAGGTCCTGGTCTTCCTGCTGGTCGGGCCGCCCCTGCTGGCGCGGATCGGTCCCGCGACCGGCGTCGCGTTGGCAGCCTGCGCGGGGGCACTGCGCTGGGCGGTGCTGGCATCCACGACCGCGCTTCCCTGGCTCGCCGCCGCCGAGTCCCTGCACGGGCTGAGCTTCGCCCTCCTGCACCTCGCCTGCCTGGGGCTCATCGAGGCGTCGACGCCGGCCGATCTCCGGACGACCGCGCTGGCGCTCTACGGGACGCTGGGCCTCGGCCTGTCGGGGGTCGCCGCGACCCTGGCCTCCGGGGCGCTCTACGGGGCGCTCGGCGCTCCCGCCTTCTGGGCCATGGCGGCGCTGAGCCTCGCGGCCCTGCCGCTCGTGCCGGCGCTGCGGGATCGCTGA